ATGCAATTTGAACAAATGCTCACCGGTTGCAATTTCGGAGCGCCACAGGCCACTCGGCAAACAGCGTTGATCCCTTTTTCGCACTGGCACAGCTCATTTAATATATATGCTAATGACGATTTAATTCCAACTAGTCTTGTTGGCTTCCTGGTGGTGGCCGGGGCCAAATCGTTTTGCCACTGCTTTCCCACGACGGTCCTCTCCGCCCGAGACGGTTGGCAAGATCAAAGACGGCTGCAATCGATATCGATTCACAGTTCACGCTGTGCTCATCGAAATAGATTTATCACTTCTCGGTTAGCGAATAAGATACTTCGCGGGAACAACATTCTAGCGTGTTGCCGCCGATACACCTGTTGCCTACAGTCTGGTAGCAACGCGACGCACGCCATTGCTGGccgtttacattttttaaacagtTTCGTACAGACATCATCGTTGAACCGTTTCCCTGTCGCGGGCCACAGCCTTTTATCTCGCAATGCTCTGCAAGTCTGTAATGCATTTTGATTGATGCGCAACTATAAAACCGCAACAGCGGACGTGAAATTGGATTTagaatgttttgatttattgacATTACCCCGCGCGCTTCCCTGGCGGTCGCGCGCGATATTCCCAAAAAtcccaaacccaaaacccaTCCGTCTTCTTCGGGGCAAAATATCTTGAACGCGTGCAGCAGCATTCATTCTGCACGATTTTGgggtgtctatgtgtgtgtgtgtgtgtgtgaagcacCGCCCCAAAGGTCAAAAATCGGAGGAAAAAAGCCTCAgccatatttcatttatttgtatCTATCCATCAAAAATACATGTCGGGCACGTTTTGCATCCCTCTGGCAAAAACGATTTATTGCACATATTAGTTGTGCTAAAAAGCGGAACAACAAAGCAACAGCACCGCCAACACAGGAAAATCACCACCCACCACACAAAGAAAATCCAAACAGGCGAACATTGCTGTTGCGCAAAATTGCGCCAAGATAACACATCGCCGAACCGTtttgggtttttattttgaggCTGTGCCGAAAGCAGACTTATCGAATTAGGCGTGAAATTGTGCGCATATCGGTGGTGTATCGGTTTCGTAGGCAGTAGAGAttgcccctccccccttccatCCATTCCCACCCAGCAATTGTAGCAACTATTACGCGCGTTAGGTTCGGCGCGTAATTGGTGTCGCCCGGGAGATGCTAAATGGGCAGGAAAtggaacaaagcaaacaaacaaaaccgaaaataAAAACCGTTACACCCGCGAATTTGGGACCAGCGGGCGTATGGAGTTTTCCATCCTTCCTAtcagtgtatgtgtttatgggggtggggagggggcaAGCATAAAAGGATCTTCTCCGCGATGCGCTGCTGAAATGAAAGATTTCAACTAGCAGATAGCAACCGTTCGCCTACTTCCGATAGGGATAGTGTCGACATGGTTCTTAGGAATATTACACTTCCTAACACTCACTATTTTGGGCCCCTTTCGCGGGAGGTTTGGGAGGATGAGGCaaggcttttttttggttcgacGATTGCCGTTGCCGCTCACTTCAACCACTTTCTCTCGCGGGTTCTGTGTCGAACAGTGGCGAGCAAAGGCGTACGGCATATATGGTAGCATCGTTTTTGGAAAGGTGATTCGAAATCTAATGAACCAGACAGACAGCGAGAGAGGGCAAGAGCATTGTGCACCGAAGACCAAACGCATTCGGGGCACAATGTTTCGGCACAGGCACAGCACCATTTTCCAACTGGCACTAATTGGTGATTGCCCTTCGCCCTAATCAGCACATCGTTTGCATCCGTGCTTTAATGATGTTTGCGGATGAGACCGGTCGGTTTATGCATtacccggtttttttttcctttctaccCTCTCGTTCGGGCTAGTTCCAGCGACATTCgtggcaagtgcatttttccACACTGCCGTGTCGGATTAGATTTCCATTACCATTGGGCCATTCTGATTCGATACAGGCAGATGTGCTGCGTTTCTTGTTggactatttttgttttagtacaaGAGAAAGGGAACCAAAATAACTCAACATATTTAGGAAGACTAACATTAGCTTTTAGCATTGTTTTATAAAGGCGTAATATCGTCAAAATAGTCGCAGTTTAGTTAAAAGGGAGTAAAGAAGACATATTTGAAGCACACAATTAAGGAGAGTATTTAGCCCTGATTCAATGTTAACGTTTCCTTGAACGATTCGCTTGCGTAACAGAGCAATTTATTACCTCTTTATGCAAAAGATGGGCAAAcagtaataaaatattaaaccaTGTCCGTGCGCCGTGTACAGCACACATGTGGCATGATTTTGAAAAGAATGTTATTGGAagaatgaattaaatgaataTTGTCACTGCTAGTCTAATAGCATTTCAGGATGAACGACAGCGAACGACGTCAACTCGCACAGCCGATGCCTTCTAGTCGCTATCGCTGTCCTCATGGTGGTATGCGCTGTAGTCGATCGTGACACCTGGTGCCATTCCTCCACCGTTCATTTCCGCACGGCTCGTCGAAGGCTTCGCGCCATTGCATGAAACGGTAAGAAAGCAAATTTGATTCACAATCGGCTACCCGGTCAGCTCAATACAACACGATCGTTCAGAACAGCACTTACCCTGTCCGACAGCTCTAATCCTTGGTTGATAGTGGCGATCCTTCCCGAACCGTTGTCTCCTTCCCGTGCTTGAttgttgcttgctgctgcttgatTGTTGTATCGTTGAGCTTGATTGTTGACTGATCGAGCGTGGTTGATTGCTTGAGCCAGTGACACGATTTCTGCATGgtcattaaatttaaatgacaTGTAATAGTACTTCACCAGCCTACGAACAGGTATCCAAGGAAGCTGTACGTGAGCaggaaaaccaaacaaaacataaaaaagcaataaaaatcctGACAATAAACGCTCGAAAGGGCACGCTTACTAGCCATTTGTAGTAGTGAAAGTCCGTGCCGTACAAGTAATACGCTTTCATAAACAGTGTCCGTTCTTCGTCGGTCCATTCGTCCGGAATGAGTACAAAATTGGTCATATCCTGGCATGCCCGCTTCAGATCATTTTTGTGATGGTGCAGCATCACCAGCGCATGCTCCTCGCTGTAGTCATGATTTTCCTTTGCATAGTTTAAGTAATGTTGCACTGCGCACATGAgatagtgagagagagagagagagggagcgccCGCGCAGGGAAAAAGGGCATAAACGTTAGTGTTACGGTACAATGATGAGGTGCCGAGGGTACCGATCACCTACGCAACTCTTCCGGTATATCCTCCGCCGGGAGCCAAAAGATGTCCGATTCAGCGTCCTGCCGTGGTGCCGGCAAGCGCTCGCTGGGCGGTATAAACGCCGGAATGTCCGCCTGATACTCAGGGCCCACTCGACTTCGCTCTGCAAGATCGGACAGAAGAGAATGCACATGGCACGTGATTAAAATTGGCGCACAATCGTTCCACCTTCCTGCTGCTATGAACCACCATCCAGACCCAACCCGCTCTCCCCCCCCCGCCTCGCGGGGATGTAGCACGATGAACATGGCCACCCAGTGGTCGAGCGTGGCGGCAGGGATTGCACGCGCGAAACTAACGACAGCAGCACCGCCGGTTCAACTCACTCCTTTCTCCGGGCTTATCGGATACTTTCATATAGTTCAGTGCTTAAGGTTGATgcagaagaaggaagaaaaagaagaagaaaaaaatacatgcaCTAACCGGCCGACGAAATGACGAACTGGGCATCTAGCAAGGCCGAACACGCCGACGCAATGACGTGCTTTTCTTACCGCATTCAGAATGGTAACTTTGGATCGAATAGTCGGTGTCTTCGGACGCACTGGACTGGGACCGGGATCGCTTGTATGCCGTATCGGAATAGTCAGGGCTTGTCGATTCATCCGATGTCTCCCGGCTCAAATGGGATTCCAGGTCGGAAGTGTGACCGCTTGCAACTTCCTGACCCTCATCCGATTCCCCATCGCTTGGAAGCATCTCCATCGTCGCGAATTCCAAAGTATCCGGTGAGCGTCGTCACACAAACTGCAACCGTGCTAGTCCTTTTGATGCGATGTAAAGTTGAACAACTGGGGTAAGGATTGTTTCGCACGTGAAAAGAAAATTTCGTATTTACTTGACCAACACCGCCAACTGCTTCGTACGCGTAGTGGCTTTTTCGTTGAATTTGAGTTTGCTTTCAAAGTCAGCGTTGCGCCCAAGTAACAAACAGGGCCCATGTCACAAATGACGCAACGCAACGGGGACCATCTTGGGCAAGGTAATTTTGGGGTATTTTAAGCCGGCTGATTGCGGTACATGGGACCCTCGAGATACGACGATTCTGAGATGCAAAGATTTTGATTTGGACAGTTAATAgttcccaagtgccacaaatccactaaggTCCGTGACAGCGCTCAtccgatgcgattttatcagacgagatttatatgggatttgacagacaACGTTGGACGTGCGATTTCATCGTACgacggaataaaaaaaaatttgattCCGTCGGATCgtcgcatccgattttatctgtcaatgTAATCATGCAGTTTATGTAGGAACaatatgaaattatttttttt
The Anopheles arabiensis isolate DONGOLA chromosome X, AaraD3, whole genome shotgun sequence DNA segment above includes these coding regions:
- the LOC120906164 gene encoding REST corepressor-like; translation: MEMLPSDGESDEGQEVASGHTSDLESHLSRETSDESTSPDYSDTAYKRSRSQSSASEDTDYSIQSYHSECALNYMKVSDKPGERKRSRVGPEYQADIPAFIPPSERLPAPRQDAESDIFWLPAEDIPEELLQHYLNYAKENHDYSEEHALVMLHHHKNDLKRACQDMTNFVLIPDEWTDEERTLFMKAYYLYGTDFHYYKWLLPWIPVRRLVKYYYMSFKFNDHAEIVSLAQAINHARSVNNQAQRYNNQAAASNNQAREGDNGSGRIATINQGLELSDRPSTSRAEMNGGGMAPGVTIDYSAYHHEDSDSD